The region ATAATGACAATACAACTGCAACGGTTAAACCAGAAAAGAATTCCATTTATAGTGGGTTTTTTCAAAATGAAATAACCATTTCAAAGCAACATAAAGTGTTAGTTGGTTACCGATTGGATTATAACCGCAATCATGGATATATTCACACCCCACGTTTTGCTTACAGGTTTAAATTTACTGAAAATGACATCCTGCGTTTTAATACTGGAACTGGATTTAGAATAGTGAATTTGTTTACTGAAGAACATGCGGCTTTAACAGGTTCGAGAACAGTTATTTTAAAAGAAAATTTAAAACCCGAAAAATCAATTAATGTCAATTTAAACTATTTAAAGAAATTTCATTTCAAAAACCTATCCGTGTTAACTATAGAAACTTCGGCTTGGTACACTCATTTTTACAATCAAATTTTACCTGATTATGATAGCAATCCTAATGAAATCTTGTATCAGAATTTAAACGGTTATGCTACAACAAACGGAATCAATCTTGCATTGGACTATGTTTCCAATTTTGGATTGAAAATTATGTTTGGAAGTACTTATTTAACTAGTTTTAAACATGAAAACGGCACGAAAACTAGACCTATTTTAACTGAAAATTTTAGTGGTAACTGGGGAATAAGTTATGATATCCCCACTCTTTTTCTATCCATCGATTATACTGGAAATGTTTACAGTCCCATGCGTTTACCTTTATTAAGTAATTTAGATCCAAGAAATCCCAATTCACCTTGGTGGAGTATTCAAAACATTCAATTCACCTATAAAAAATGGAGACAAGCTGAACTTTTTGGTGGTGTTAAAAACCTGTTAAACTGGACTCCAAATAAAAATACTCCTTTTTTAATTGCACGTGCCAATGATCCATTTGATCAACAAGTACAATTTAACGCTGATGGTCAAGTATTGGCTACGCCCGATAATCCTTATGCCTTAACTTTTGACCCAAGTTATGTATATGGACCCAATCAAGGAATACGAGCATTTTTAGGTTTTAGATTTCGATTATAAAATAAAAAGAGCTTCTATTGAAGCTCTTTTTATTTTGAACACTTTATTCTTCTTTATTTTTTGAAGCCATTAATACCGTGTAAGCATTTTTAGTGACTATTTTTTTATGCTGAAGTACCTCATAATTTCTAATTTCCGTAACTTCTTTTGAAACCAATCCTGTTTGAACTTCAATCATTTTAAAAACTAAATTATGCTCTTGAACAAACACATAATTTTTCCCTTCAAAATTTACTACCGCTTCATGCGGAACAACAAAAGCTTTATCATTGGTTAATTCAATAACAGCATTAATGTAATTTCCTGGAATTAATTTATTGGTAAAATTCGAAATCTTGCCATAAACCTCAACCGAATTATTTTTTTCATCAAAACTTTTATTTACGTATTGAATAGAAGTCGAATAAATCACATCGGGTTGTGCGTTCGTATAAACTTTTAATTTTTGACCAATCGATAAATTCGCAGCATCTTTATCGAAAACTTGTAGTTGTACGTACATACTTTTGTTGTCCATTATTTGAAACAAAGCATCAGTTGCATTTACATATTTACCTAAATTGACATTTACTTTGGTTAACATACCCGAAATTGGTGCTACAATGCGAACCGATTTTGAGATCGAATTTTCACTTAAATTCGCCGGATTAATATTTATTAATCGCAATTTTTCTTCGAGTGCCTTTAATGTAATTTTATTTTTGGCGTAGTCACTCTCAGCTAACTGATACGTTTTATCACTGCTGGCCTGTGAAGCATTTAATTCTTTTTGACGTTGGTAATCTTTTGAAGAATACAACAATTGTTGCTTAGTACTTAAATACTCCTGCTGTAATTGAACATAGGCTTGATCTTCAACTACCGCCAAAAGTTGGCCTTTGCTTACTTGCATTCCCGGCATTACTTTTAAAGCCTTTATGTATCCGCCTAAAGGCATGCTTACACTTGCAACTGCATCGGGGGATAAGGTAATTTTACCATTAACTTTAATCGTACTATTCATCGCTTGTTGCTGTATAGTACCAAAAGATAGGTCAGCATTTTTTAATTGCGTTGCCGTTAAGATTACTTCATTTTCTTCCCTGTTTTTTTCAGCTACTGTTGTTTCGGTTTTAGACTGACAACTGATTACCAATACAATTGAAAGTAAATAATATATATATTTCATGATTTTTTAATTTGTAGTTTGATATAATACTTGAATAATCGCATCGTTATAAGACTTCACTTTTTCTAAATAATCCAATCTCGATTCTAAAGCCTGATTCATAATCCATGACCATTCCATAAAATTGATTTCTCCTTTAAAAATTTGATTATTCGCTGTTGAAATCATCGATGTTGCTCCTGGCAAAACATTTTCTTCGTAATTTTTTAGTACCAGTAAATC is a window of Flavobacterium indicum GPTSA100-9 = DSM 17447 DNA encoding:
- a CDS encoding efflux RND transporter periplasmic adaptor subunit, with protein sequence MKYIYYLLSIVLVISCQSKTETTVAEKNREENEVILTATQLKNADLSFGTIQQQAMNSTIKVNGKITLSPDAVASVSMPLGGYIKALKVMPGMQVSKGQLLAVVEDQAYVQLQQEYLSTKQQLLYSSKDYQRQKELNASQASSDKTYQLAESDYAKNKITLKALEEKLRLININPANLSENSISKSVRIVAPISGMLTKVNVNLGKYVNATDALFQIMDNKSMYVQLQVFDKDAANLSIGQKLKVYTNAQPDVIYSTSIQYVNKSFDEKNNSVEVYGKISNFTNKLIPGNYINAVIELTNDKAFVVPHEAVVNFEGKNYVFVQEHNLVFKMIEVQTGLVSKEVTEIRNYEVLQHKKIVTKNAYTVLMASKNKEE